The proteins below are encoded in one region of Rhodoluna lacicola:
- a CDS encoding purine-cytosine permease family protein: MAQNNTGSAKATSIETNDIAPIPAGERHGKAWHLFTVWSSPNLEFATIFIGALAVFAGLNVWQAILAVTLGNAIAAVTHGWFSSWGPRHGVPQMVISRSAFGLRGNILPAATSTLVAGIGWFAVNTTSGAFALTSLTNLPVAASVTIIILVQVIAAFIGHNFIQKFERYAFFYLVVVFAIVAVIIISQGKYDVNPTADFKWGAFSVGVALAYGYTQGWTAFAADFTRYLPANTSPRAVGLAAGLGNFTATTLLMSVGAIAWSGVVGEGLPTSVFAAALPSWLAVLTLLGIAVGSVSANVLNIYSGTMSFIAAGVRLGFKTRRAIMVVIAGVLGGGISYFAVEDNFRFIFELFLLTVGYWLAPWVSILVVDRLLRKGQDIDKLITEGAKHRSIGGPIAFVIATVVSVSLFAKAEMPTVQFYGALTGPGPENGDWTAAVGFVLAAAIYYVIYKATNKK; the protein is encoded by the coding sequence ATGGCACAAAATAACACAGGCTCTGCAAAGGCAACCTCAATTGAAACTAACGACATCGCCCCAATTCCAGCGGGCGAGCGTCACGGCAAGGCGTGGCACCTGTTCACCGTCTGGTCGTCCCCAAACCTAGAATTTGCAACCATCTTTATTGGTGCACTTGCAGTATTCGCAGGTCTAAACGTTTGGCAGGCAATCCTTGCCGTGACCCTAGGAAACGCAATTGCAGCGGTCACCCACGGTTGGTTCAGTAGCTGGGGCCCACGTCACGGTGTGCCGCAGATGGTGATTAGCCGAAGCGCATTTGGTCTTCGCGGAAACATTCTTCCGGCGGCAACGTCAACACTCGTTGCGGGTATTGGTTGGTTTGCGGTTAACACCACCTCTGGTGCTTTCGCATTGACCTCACTAACCAATTTGCCAGTTGCAGCTTCTGTAACCATCATCATCTTGGTTCAGGTAATAGCGGCTTTCATTGGTCACAACTTCATCCAGAAATTTGAGCGCTACGCGTTTTTCTACCTAGTAGTAGTTTTCGCAATCGTTGCAGTGATCATCATCTCTCAGGGTAAGTACGACGTAAACCCAACCGCAGACTTCAAGTGGGGCGCATTCTCAGTTGGTGTTGCTTTGGCTTACGGCTACACCCAGGGCTGGACTGCATTCGCCGCTGACTTCACTCGCTACCTACCAGCAAACACCTCGCCTCGTGCAGTTGGCCTGGCAGCAGGTTTGGGTAACTTCACAGCAACCACATTGCTAATGTCTGTGGGCGCTATCGCCTGGAGCGGTGTTGTGGGCGAAGGTCTACCAACCTCAGTATTTGCCGCGGCACTGCCATCGTGGTTGGCCGTACTAACCCTGTTGGGTATCGCCGTTGGTTCTGTTTCTGCAAACGTTCTAAACATCTACTCAGGAACAATGTCATTCATTGCAGCCGGTGTGAGGCTTGGCTTCAAGACTCGTCGCGCAATCATGGTGGTCATTGCCGGTGTTCTGGGTGGCGGAATCTCTTACTTTGCAGTTGAAGACAACTTCCGCTTTATCTTTGAGCTATTCCTACTAACAGTTGGATACTGGTTGGCTCCTTGGGTTTCGATTCTTGTCGTCGACAGATTGCTTCGCAAGGGTCAAGACATTGACAAGTTAATCACCGAGGGTGCAAAGCACCGAAGCATTGGTGGCCCGATCGCATTTGTGATTGCCACAGTTGTTTCAGTGTCTCTCTTTGCGAAAGCTGAGATGCCTACCGTCCAGTTCTATGGTGCCCTAACCGGACCTGGCCCTGAGAACGGTGACTGGACCGCCGCGGTTGGCTTCGTGCTGGCAGCAGCGATCTACTACGTGATCTACAAAGCAACAAACAAAAAATAG
- the ilvD gene encoding dihydroxy-acid dehydratase, giving the protein MSVDIKPRSRDVTDGIEKTAARGMLRAVGMGDEDWVKPQIGVASSWSEVTPCNLSLDRLADAAKQGVHAAGGYPLEFGTISVSDGISMGHEGMHFSLVSREVIADSVETVMQAERLDGSVLLAGCDKSLPGMLMAAARLNLSSVFLYAGSIMPGWVKLEDGTEKEVTIIDAFEAVGACKAGKMSEEDLGRIERAICPGEGACGGMYTANTMASIAEALGMSLPGSAAPPAADRRRDNWAHRSGEAVVNLLRHGITARDIMTKKAFENAIAVLMAFGGSTNAVLHLLAIAREAEVDLTIDDFNKIADKVPHLGDLKPFGRYVMNDVDRVGGVPVVMKALLDAGLLHGDVLTVTGKTMAENLAGINPPDPDGKIIRALSNPIHKTGGISILKGSMAPEGAVVKTAGFDLEDFTGPARVFERERAAMDALTEGKIKAGDVVVIRYEGPKGGPGMREMLAITAAIKGAGLGKDVLLLTDGRFSGGTTGLCIGHIAPEATEGGPIALVRDGDLIRVNIASRSLELLVEPEELAARKQNWQSLPPRYTRGVLAKYSKLVHSAAEGAYCG; this is encoded by the coding sequence ATGTCTGTAGATATCAAGCCACGTTCTCGCGACGTTACCGATGGAATTGAAAAAACTGCCGCCCGAGGCATGCTTCGTGCGGTCGGAATGGGTGACGAGGACTGGGTAAAGCCTCAAATTGGTGTGGCAAGCTCTTGGAGCGAGGTTACTCCGTGCAACCTTTCGCTGGATCGCCTAGCTGATGCGGCCAAGCAGGGCGTGCACGCTGCTGGCGGATACCCTCTTGAATTTGGAACCATCTCTGTCTCAGATGGAATTTCTATGGGCCACGAGGGAATGCACTTCTCGCTAGTCTCTCGCGAGGTAATCGCCGACTCAGTTGAAACGGTTATGCAGGCTGAGCGCCTAGACGGTTCGGTTTTGCTAGCCGGCTGTGACAAATCTTTGCCTGGCATGCTTATGGCCGCTGCTCGCCTGAACCTTTCATCGGTGTTCCTTTACGCCGGTTCAATCATGCCTGGTTGGGTAAAGCTTGAAGACGGCACCGAAAAAGAAGTAACCATCATCGACGCCTTTGAGGCAGTTGGCGCTTGCAAGGCCGGAAAGATGTCTGAAGAAGACCTTGGCCGCATTGAGCGCGCGATCTGCCCTGGCGAAGGCGCCTGTGGCGGAATGTACACAGCAAACACCATGGCCTCAATTGCTGAAGCACTCGGCATGAGCTTGCCAGGCTCTGCAGCCCCACCGGCAGCGGACCGTCGTCGCGATAACTGGGCACACCGATCAGGCGAGGCCGTGGTAAACCTGCTTCGTCACGGAATTACCGCTCGCGACATCATGACTAAAAAAGCCTTTGAAAATGCGATTGCCGTGCTCATGGCATTTGGTGGTTCAACCAATGCCGTGCTTCACCTGCTTGCAATTGCCCGCGAGGCAGAGGTTGACCTCACCATTGATGACTTCAACAAAATTGCCGACAAGGTTCCTCACCTTGGTGACCTAAAGCCTTTTGGTCGCTACGTGATGAACGATGTGGACCGCGTGGGTGGTGTTCCAGTGGTTATGAAGGCGCTTCTTGATGCTGGCCTGCTGCACGGTGATGTTTTGACCGTGACCGGCAAGACCATGGCCGAAAACCTTGCCGGAATTAACCCGCCAGACCCAGACGGCAAGATTATTCGTGCCCTAAGCAACCCAATCCACAAAACTGGTGGAATCTCGATTCTGAAGGGAAGCATGGCCCCAGAGGGTGCCGTGGTTAAGACCGCAGGTTTCGATCTAGAGGACTTCACTGGCCCAGCGCGAGTATTTGAGCGTGAACGTGCAGCGATGGATGCCCTAACCGAGGGCAAGATCAAGGCGGGCGACGTCGTGGTTATTCGCTACGAGGGACCAAAGGGTGGCCCTGGCATGCGCGAGATGTTGGCCATTACCGCAGCAATCAAGGGTGCGGGATTGGGCAAGGATGTTCTACTATTGACAGACGGACGATTCTCAGGCGGCACAACCGGCCTTTGCATCGGACACATTGCACCAGAGGCCACCGAAGGTGGACCAATTGCTCTGGTTCGCGATGGCGACTTGATTCGAGTCAACATCGCTTCTCGATCGCTCGAACTACTCGTTGAGCCTGAAGAGTTGGCTGCCCGCAAGCAAAATTGGCAGTCTCTTCCACCGCGCTATACCCGAGGCGTTCTCGCGAAATATTCAAAGCTTGTGCACTCTGCAGCAGAGGGCGCGTACTGCGGCTAA
- a CDS encoding lycopene cyclase domain-containing protein: MSLIYLASLLVSIAGLAALDFRHGLAIAKSKKYIWLILIPVVFFLTWDLAGIASGIFFRGDATHLTGILLAHELPLEELFFLILLSYSSLLLLKAFTRMEKRK; the protein is encoded by the coding sequence GTGAGCCTGATCTATCTTGCCTCGCTTTTGGTTTCAATCGCCGGGCTTGCCGCTTTGGATTTTCGTCACGGGTTAGCAATTGCAAAGTCTAAAAAATACATCTGGCTGATTTTGATCCCCGTAGTTTTCTTTCTGACCTGGGACCTAGCTGGAATAGCTTCAGGCATCTTCTTTCGCGGCGATGCCACTCACCTAACCGGCATCCTCCTTGCCCACGAATTACCACTTGAAGAATTATTTTTCTTGATTCTGCTCAGCTATTCGTCACTGCTTTTACTCAAGGCATTCACACGAATGGAAAAACGCAAGTGA
- a CDS encoding SprT-like domain-containing protein: protein MAFQDELLAPLIEDEASLISMLAENFDQRNIEVIKTVVEISDLPTIARLENVGFQTGREFSKGKHRYLRMSCDRYDYVRLMAETKMAEHLDMNEWSFAFDSAKRRAGLCNYTDKVISISRYMVDIHNMEETLQVVLHEIAHALAGKNAGHTKKWLQVAKSIGYKNEQFTGTEIAVETATWIGICPTGHRHYRYRKPSRMLSCAICSPGFDARNLIRWRHRDEVLPVYGS, encoded by the coding sequence ATGGCCTTTCAGGACGAATTACTAGCCCCGCTGATTGAAGATGAGGCATCCCTGATTTCTATGCTGGCCGAAAATTTTGACCAAAGAAATATCGAAGTGATCAAAACGGTGGTTGAAATATCTGATCTGCCCACCATCGCGCGACTAGAAAACGTGGGTTTCCAAACCGGTCGTGAATTTTCAAAAGGCAAACACCGATATCTGCGCATGAGTTGTGATCGTTATGACTACGTGCGGCTCATGGCCGAAACAAAAATGGCTGAGCACCTGGATATGAACGAGTGGAGTTTTGCTTTTGACAGTGCAAAACGTAGAGCGGGTTTATGCAATTACACCGACAAGGTAATTTCTATCTCGCGATACATGGTTGACATTCACAACATGGAAGAAACTCTTCAAGTTGTACTCCATGAAATTGCCCACGCGCTCGCTGGTAAAAATGCTGGCCACACCAAGAAGTGGCTGCAAGTTGCAAAATCAATTGGATACAAGAATGAGCAATTCACTGGCACTGAGATTGCTGTTGAGACAGCAACCTGGATTGGAATTTGCCCTACCGGTCATCGTCACTACAGGTACCGCAAACCATCCAGAATGCTCAGCTGTGCAATCTGCAGCCCAGGCTTTGATGCCAGAAATTTAATTCGTTGGCGCCATAGAGATGAAGTGCTACCTGTCTATGGAAGTTAG
- a CDS encoding phytoene/squalene synthase family protein: MSSPNSKKKSGLALYTQAAEASSAVVIDKYSTSFGWATKLLGKEDRHHVRNIYALVRVADEIVDGAAAEALSGAIGVDPHSMLDKFEQETYRAVECGFSTNLVVHAFAYTAREAGIKRDLIQPFFHSMRTDLFQRVHDKRSFEAYIYGSAEVVGLMCLQVFLSRISVRDEEKAEFVAGARALGAAFQKINFLRDLSADFDKLGRSYFPLIRVENFNNSERDRLVDDIRNDLNTSKVALAKLPSSSKRAVGAALMFFEALNNKVAGTPANELIKKRIRVSDPQKIFILLKAMFGVSPK; encoded by the coding sequence GTGAGCTCCCCTAACTCAAAGAAGAAATCTGGCCTGGCCCTTTATACCCAGGCGGCTGAAGCCTCATCAGCTGTGGTAATTGATAAATACTCAACCTCTTTTGGCTGGGCTACCAAATTGTTGGGTAAAGAAGACCGGCACCACGTTCGTAATATTTATGCCCTGGTTAGAGTGGCTGACGAAATTGTGGACGGAGCAGCGGCCGAGGCGTTATCAGGGGCAATTGGGGTTGACCCACACTCAATGCTCGACAAGTTTGAGCAGGAAACCTACCGCGCTGTTGAATGCGGATTCAGTACCAATCTTGTAGTGCACGCATTTGCCTACACCGCCCGTGAAGCCGGAATCAAGCGTGACCTGATTCAGCCTTTCTTTCATTCAATGCGCACCGACCTTTTCCAGCGGGTGCACGATAAGCGCAGCTTCGAGGCCTACATCTATGGTTCTGCCGAGGTCGTTGGCCTAATGTGCCTGCAGGTATTCCTGAGCCGCATCTCGGTTCGCGATGAGGAGAAGGCCGAATTTGTGGCTGGCGCAAGGGCACTTGGCGCCGCATTTCAAAAAATCAACTTTCTTCGCGACCTTTCAGCAGACTTCGACAAACTAGGTCGTTCCTACTTTCCTTTGATTAGGGTTGAGAATTTCAATAATTCCGAGCGCGATCGACTGGTAGATGACATCAGGAATGACTTGAACACATCAAAGGTTGCACTTGCAAAGTTGCCATCCAGTTCAAAACGGGCAGTTGGCGCGGCGTTGATGTTCTTTGAGGCGCTAAACAACAAGGTTGCTGGCACCCCGGCAAATGAACTAATTAAGAAGCGCATTCGCGTTTCTGACCCGCAGAAGATTTTTATCCTTCTAAAAGCGATGTTTGGAGTGTCCCCTAAGTGA
- a CDS encoding NUDIX hydrolase: MAPSSNGATAPALAVSTVIFTLRTCPTGEMKLALALVKRIRKPFDGLWALPGGPLNITEDLSAAAARNLFETTALQPRYLEQLYAFGNLDRSPGSNVLDRVVSIVYWALVGSDEAAEAIESENVAWFWADELPKLAFDHNLIVEYALWRLRNKLEYSRLAHGFLGERFTLAQLREVYEAVLGRELDPANFRRMVAANGAVVATGERLEGTKHRPPQLYRYDASVELADQGPLATQNPAIQTGEQK; the protein is encoded by the coding sequence ATGGCTCCAAGCAGCAACGGTGCAACTGCACCGGCACTTGCCGTATCCACTGTGATATTTACGCTGCGCACTTGCCCGACCGGCGAAATGAAACTTGCCCTGGCCCTGGTAAAAAGAATTCGTAAACCGTTCGACGGCCTGTGGGCTCTTCCTGGTGGACCCTTAAATATCACTGAAGATCTAAGCGCGGCCGCTGCGCGCAACCTTTTCGAGACCACCGCGCTGCAACCCCGATACCTGGAGCAGCTTTATGCGTTTGGAAATTTGGATCGCTCCCCCGGCAGCAATGTTTTGGATCGCGTTGTCTCGATTGTTTACTGGGCACTGGTTGGTAGCGACGAAGCAGCCGAAGCAATCGAAAGCGAAAACGTTGCCTGGTTCTGGGCCGACGAACTTCCAAAACTGGCTTTCGATCACAACCTGATTGTTGAGTACGCACTTTGGCGACTAAGAAACAAATTGGAGTACAGCCGACTAGCCCATGGTTTTCTTGGTGAAAGATTTACGCTTGCTCAGCTTCGTGAAGTTTATGAGGCTGTGCTTGGTCGTGAACTCGACCCGGCAAACTTCCGCCGAATGGTGGCGGCCAATGGTGCCGTGGTTGCCACCGGTGAACGCCTTGAAGGAACCAAACACCGACCGCCGCAACTCTACCGATACGACGCATCGGTGGAACTTGCCGACCAGGGCCCGCTTGCAACACAAAACCCAGCCATACAAACAGGAGAACAGAAATGA
- a CDS encoding acetolactate synthase large subunit, translating into MTNEVLTGAAAIIRSLEMLGIEDVFGLPGGAILPTYDPLMDSKKIRHILVRHEQGAGHAAEGYASASGRLGVCIATSGPGATNLVTAIADAYMDSVPLLAITGQVGSKLIGTDAFQEADIVGITMPITKHSFLVTKAEDIPETIAAAVMIATTGRPGPVLVDVTKDAQQGKAEFVWPPKVDLAGYKPVTKPHGKQIQAAAQMIAESKKPVLYVGGGVIRAGAHKELLKLAELINAPVVTTLMARGAFPDSHKQNLGMPGMHGTVPAVTALQKADLLITLGARFDDRVTGDVKSFAPGAKVIHVDIDPAEIGKIRFADVPIVGDAKEVITELNAELPSALKAAKPDLTEWWSFINGLVERYPLGYTHADDGKLSPQYVIKRIGELSGPEAIYAAGVGQHQMWSAQFIKYERPNAWLNSGGAGTMGYSVPAAMGAKVAQPDRLVWAIDGDGCFQMTNQELATCAINNIPIKVAIINNSSLGMVRQWQTLFYNERYSNTDLNTGTDTVMIPDFVKLADAYGCLAIRVEKEEEIDAAIKLALETNDRPVVIDFIVSRDAMVWPMVAAGLSNDEVQYARDAAPIWDGEE; encoded by the coding sequence ATGACTAACGAAGTTCTAACCGGCGCGGCTGCGATTATTCGCAGCCTTGAGATGCTTGGTATTGAGGACGTCTTTGGTTTGCCGGGCGGTGCAATTTTGCCGACCTACGACCCTTTGATGGATTCAAAAAAGATTCGTCACATTTTGGTGCGTCACGAGCAGGGTGCCGGTCACGCTGCTGAAGGTTACGCGTCCGCATCTGGTCGTCTTGGTGTTTGCATTGCAACATCTGGCCCTGGGGCAACCAACTTGGTAACCGCTATCGCGGATGCCTACATGGACTCTGTGCCTCTGCTTGCCATCACCGGGCAGGTTGGCTCAAAGCTAATCGGAACCGATGCGTTCCAAGAGGCCGACATCGTTGGTATCACCATGCCAATTACCAAGCACTCGTTCTTGGTAACCAAGGCTGAGGATATTCCAGAAACTATTGCCGCAGCGGTAATGATTGCAACCACCGGACGACCTGGTCCGGTTCTAGTTGACGTGACCAAAGACGCTCAGCAGGGCAAGGCAGAATTTGTTTGGCCACCCAAGGTTGACCTCGCCGGATACAAGCCGGTCACTAAGCCACATGGCAAGCAGATTCAAGCTGCGGCGCAAATGATTGCCGAATCTAAAAAGCCAGTTCTCTACGTGGGCGGCGGAGTTATTCGCGCTGGTGCGCACAAAGAACTTTTGAAACTTGCCGAACTGATTAACGCTCCAGTGGTAACCACACTGATGGCCCGTGGTGCGTTCCCAGATTCACACAAGCAAAACCTTGGTATGCCGGGCATGCACGGTACCGTTCCTGCGGTTACCGCACTGCAGAAAGCGGATCTACTTATTACCCTTGGCGCGCGTTTCGATGACCGAGTAACCGGTGACGTAAAGAGCTTTGCGCCGGGAGCAAAAGTTATTCACGTGGATATCGATCCGGCTGAAATTGGAAAGATTCGATTCGCCGATGTTCCAATCGTGGGCGACGCTAAAGAAGTTATCACCGAGCTAAATGCCGAACTTCCATCGGCGTTGAAAGCAGCTAAGCCAGACCTAACCGAATGGTGGAGCTTCATCAATGGTTTGGTTGAGCGCTACCCACTTGGCTACACCCACGCAGACGATGGCAAACTTTCACCGCAGTACGTGATTAAGCGAATCGGAGAGCTTTCCGGACCTGAAGCAATCTATGCTGCAGGCGTTGGTCAGCACCAAATGTGGAGCGCACAGTTCATTAAGTACGAGCGTCCAAACGCCTGGCTAAACTCTGGCGGTGCCGGAACGATGGGTTACTCGGTTCCTGCCGCAATGGGGGCTAAAGTGGCCCAGCCAGATCGTTTGGTTTGGGCGATTGACGGCGATGGTTGTTTCCAGATGACCAACCAAGAGCTGGCCACCTGCGCCATCAACAATATTCCGATCAAGGTTGCAATTATCAACAACTCTTCACTTGGAATGGTTCGTCAGTGGCAGACCCTGTTCTACAACGAGCGTTATTCAAACACTGACCTTAATACCGGCACCGACACAGTCATGATTCCCGACTTTGTAAAACTCGCCGATGCCTACGGTTGCTTGGCTATTCGCGTTGAAAAAGAAGAAGAAATTGACGCCGCGATTAAGTTGGCACTTG
- the crtI gene encoding phytoene desaturase family protein: protein MSQKTAVVIGGGIAGLATAGILAKAGMKVTVLEAREKVGGRAYLWEKDGFKFDMGPSWYLMPDAFDQFFKLMGTTAAKELNLVQLDPAYQTRNEGYAEKLVIRKNLEDNKKLFDSIEPGAGARLQDYIDSAEDTYKLSIKHFLYTNFQNAKSFIQPEVLARLARFLKHLVTPLDTFAGKHVKDARLRKILDFPAVFLGASPYDTPSMYHLMTHVDMNVGVFYPMGGFYTLIEAIERLAKQHGAVVHTNSRVTKIETKNGKAVGVFAGDVYYPADVVVGNADLHHIETQLLNPEDQTLPEKWWENKVPGPSAMLLYLGVKGRVPQLDHHTLLYTEDWAKNFEEVFRTPAQKKKSGVTSKIPSPASLYICTPSVTDPSVAPEGYENIFVLVPIAADPELGRGGINGSGDPEFEAAADRIIEQISEWCEIPDLAERIVVRRSMGPRDFAEDLNAWSGTALGMAHTLMQSAFFRPTNKSKKVKGLYYAGHHSIPGIGLPMCLIGAELVYKRLVNDRSAGPLKNEIKPVGENGWKGLK, encoded by the coding sequence GTGAGCCAGAAAACTGCTGTTGTCATCGGAGGAGGAATCGCGGGCCTCGCGACTGCAGGAATTTTAGCTAAAGCTGGAATGAAGGTCACCGTGCTCGAGGCACGCGAAAAAGTTGGCGGCCGCGCCTACCTTTGGGAAAAAGACGGTTTCAAGTTTGACATGGGTCCGTCTTGGTATTTGATGCCAGATGCCTTTGATCAGTTCTTCAAACTAATGGGCACCACTGCCGCAAAAGAACTCAACCTGGTTCAGTTGGACCCTGCCTACCAAACTCGAAACGAGGGTTATGCCGAAAAACTGGTGATCAGAAAAAATCTTGAAGACAATAAAAAACTATTTGACTCAATCGAACCGGGAGCCGGTGCCCGCCTTCAGGATTACATCGACTCCGCTGAAGACACCTACAAACTCTCTATTAAGCACTTTCTTTACACAAACTTTCAGAATGCAAAGTCATTTATTCAACCAGAGGTGCTGGCTAGGCTCGCTCGATTCCTAAAGCACCTGGTCACCCCGTTAGATACCTTTGCGGGGAAGCACGTAAAAGATGCTCGACTTCGCAAGATTCTAGATTTTCCGGCAGTGTTTTTAGGCGCGTCTCCCTATGACACCCCAAGCATGTACCACTTGATGACTCACGTTGATATGAATGTGGGAGTTTTTTATCCGATGGGTGGTTTCTACACCCTTATTGAAGCGATTGAGCGACTCGCCAAGCAGCACGGTGCAGTAGTACACACCAATTCACGTGTCACAAAAATTGAAACCAAGAATGGCAAGGCCGTTGGCGTTTTTGCGGGCGATGTTTATTACCCAGCCGATGTTGTTGTTGGAAACGCAGACCTGCACCACATAGAAACCCAGTTACTAAACCCCGAGGATCAGACCCTGCCTGAAAAATGGTGGGAGAACAAGGTTCCTGGGCCGTCAGCAATGTTGCTTTACCTAGGTGTAAAGGGGCGCGTGCCGCAGCTGGATCACCACACTCTGCTTTACACAGAGGACTGGGCGAAGAACTTTGAAGAAGTGTTCCGCACTCCTGCACAGAAAAAGAAATCAGGCGTGACCAGCAAGATTCCTAGTCCTGCATCGCTCTACATTTGCACCCCTAGTGTCACCGACCCATCGGTTGCTCCAGAGGGCTATGAAAATATTTTTGTCCTTGTGCCAATTGCCGCGGATCCAGAACTGGGACGTGGCGGAATCAACGGAAGCGGTGACCCAGAATTTGAGGCGGCGGCTGATCGAATCATTGAGCAGATTTCGGAGTGGTGTGAAATTCCAGATCTTGCCGAGCGAATAGTGGTTCGCCGATCGATGGGCCCAAGAGATTTTGCCGAAGATTTGAACGCCTGGTCAGGAACTGCACTGGGTATGGCGCACACTCTGATGCAGAGCGCGTTTTTTAGACCCACCAACAAGAGTAAAAAAGTTAAGGGACTCTACTACGCCGGTCACCACAGCATTCCAGGCATTGGTCTACCAATGTGTTTGATTGGTGCTGAATTGGTTTACAAGCGTCTAGTTAATGACCGCTCCGCTGGGCCATTGAAGAACGAGATTAAGCCGGTTGGCGAGAACGGATGGAAGGGGCTCAAGTGA
- a CDS encoding prenyltransferase, whose product MEALKQLFWSSRPISWINTAYPFGLAYWLASGDTGINLWIGVLFFLIPYNLLMYGINDVFDYESDLRNPRKGGIEGALLDPKWHALTIRAAVLSCVPFVAYLTLVGTSGSTSWLYLCLFMVIAYSAKGLRFKEKPFLDSITSSLHFVGPMIFGLALAEVNFAQSQIIIAILAFVLWGVASHAFGAVQDVRADREGGISSIATVIGARATVRVSMAAYVTAALLLLGLEWPYSLTSLAALPYLFILAPFWNITDATCTLANSGWKKFIWLNFLAGTIVTLLVI is encoded by the coding sequence GTGGAAGCGCTAAAACAACTTTTCTGGTCCTCGCGTCCAATTTCTTGGATCAACACCGCCTACCCTTTTGGGCTGGCCTATTGGCTTGCCAGCGGAGACACCGGAATAAATCTGTGGATAGGCGTCCTCTTTTTCCTGATCCCCTACAACCTTTTGATGTATGGAATTAATGATGTTTTTGATTACGAAAGCGATCTGCGTAATCCCCGCAAAGGCGGAATCGAAGGGGCACTGTTAGACCCAAAGTGGCACGCCTTAACCATCAGAGCTGCCGTCTTAAGCTGTGTACCTTTTGTGGCCTACCTGACCTTGGTTGGCACGTCCGGCTCAACCAGTTGGCTTTACCTTTGTCTATTCATGGTGATTGCCTACAGCGCCAAGGGATTGCGCTTCAAAGAAAAACCGTTTTTGGATTCAATCACCTCGAGTCTTCATTTTGTAGGGCCCATGATTTTTGGCTTGGCACTTGCAGAGGTTAATTTTGCGCAAAGCCAAATAATCATCGCGATTCTTGCATTTGTGCTTTGGGGCGTTGCCTCTCATGCATTTGGCGCGGTGCAAGATGTTCGCGCCGATCGCGAAGGTGGCATTTCTTCAATCGCAACTGTGATTGGAGCAAGGGCAACAGTACGGGTTTCTATGGCAGCTTACGTAACCGCCGCATTGCTGCTGTTGGGATTGGAATGGCCGTATTCACTCACATCCCTCGCCGCACTTCCCTACTTATTTATCTTGGCGCCTTTTTGGAACATCACCGATGCCACCTGCACGCTGGCAAATTCCGGTTGGAAGAAATTTATTTGGTTGAACTTTTTAGCCGGAACCATCGTCACGCTTTTGGTGATCTAA
- a CDS encoding nucleoside deaminase yields the protein MISAAINFKKGDVFATDEEKLSVAIAEAHLGLAEGGIPIGAALFDEAGRLLGSGHNLRVQEGDASMHGETSAFRNAGRQRSYRKLTLATSLSPCWYCSGLIRQFGIGRVLVGDDKNFMGGQDWVAEHGAEVHVMNDPGLIKVMADFIAANDALWNEDIGED from the coding sequence ATGATTTCAGCAGCAATTAATTTCAAAAAGGGTGATGTGTTCGCCACCGATGAAGAAAAACTGTCTGTAGCCATTGCCGAGGCTCACCTTGGCTTGGCAGAGGGCGGCATTCCTATCGGTGCTGCACTTTTTGATGAAGCTGGCAGACTGCTGGGCAGCGGACACAACTTGCGAGTTCAAGAGGGCGATGCCTCGATGCACGGCGAAACCAGCGCATTTAGAAACGCGGGTCGTCAACGCTCGTACCGCAAGCTCACTTTGGCCACCAGCCTCTCGCCCTGTTGGTACTGCTCTGGCCTGATTCGCCAGTTTGGCATCGGCCGCGTGCTGGTTGGCGACGATAAGAACTTCATGGGTGGCCAAGATTGGGTGGCCGAGCACGGCGCCGAGGTTCACGTGATGAACGACCCCGGACTAATCAAGGTGATGGCAGACTTCATCGCCGCCAATGATGCGCTTTGGAACGAAGACATCGGCGAGGATTGA
- a CDS encoding lycopene cyclase domain-containing protein, translated as MTYLALNSIFLGAVIVVGFILRKQLPWRAIAGATGVLLVLTAIFDNVIVGTGIVAYDENLISGIKIGFAPIEDFAYSLAAPLLISIIMALSKGTSWKR; from the coding sequence GTGACGTATCTGGCGCTGAATTCAATTTTTCTTGGCGCTGTGATTGTCGTTGGGTTTATTCTTCGCAAGCAACTCCCATGGCGTGCTATCGCCGGTGCCACTGGAGTCCTGCTAGTTCTCACTGCAATTTTCGACAACGTCATTGTGGGCACCGGAATCGTGGCCTATGACGAGAATTTAATCTCTGGAATCAAAATTGGTTTTGCACCGATTGAAGACTTTGCCTACTCCCTGGCAGCCCCGCTGTTGATCTCGATCATCATGGCTTTATCTAAGGGAACCTCGTGGAAGCGCTAA